The proteins below are encoded in one region of Hordeum vulgare subsp. vulgare chromosome 3H, MorexV3_pseudomolecules_assembly, whole genome shotgun sequence:
- the LOC123444362 gene encoding phosphatidylglycerophosphate phosphatase PTPMT2-like, producing MRIRELGDGDGRPVEGEEQEEACAGGGGGEVVRLRAKRALVGAGARVLFYPTLLYNVLRNQFEAEFRWWDRVDQCILLGAVPFPSDVPRLKQLGVQGVVTLNEPYETLVPMSLYQAHGIDHLVIATRDYLFAPSLEDICQAIDFIHRNASHGGTTYVHCKAGRGRSTTIVLCYLIKYRNMTPEAALDHVRSIRPRVLLAPSQWQAVIVFSTLTTGRLPVQSTNRNCYLEGTKASIPDRDIEDCTMEFDYDDSGLPLCQVMVPRPSSPTGCVDAVFITEADLEGYDAYIDTGKDVVSFEVVASRKPIMRRLSCLFGSLKVTSNCEPAPSRFTEVRAC from the exons aTGAGGATTCGCGAGCTGGGGGACGGCGACGGGAGGCCGGTGGAgggggaggagcaggaggaggcctGCGCCGGTGGCGGGGGCGGAGAGGTCGTGCGGCTGAGGGCCAAGCGCGCGCTCGTCGGCGCCGGGGCCAGGGTGCTCTTCTACCCGACGCTCCTCTACAACGTCCTGCGCAACCAATTCGAGGCCGAGTTCCGGTGGTGGGACCGCGTCGACCAG TGTATTTTGCTAGGAGCCGTTCCTTTCCCAAGTGATGTTCCACGTTTGAAGCAACTTGGAGTTCAGGGAGTTGTAACATTGAATGAGCCTTATGAGACTCTGGTGCCAATGTCCTTGTACCAG GCCCATGGGATTGATCACCTTGTGATTGCCACAAGAGACTACCTCTTCGCACCATCCCTCGAAGATATTTGTCAAGCCATCGATTTTATCCACC GTAATGCTTCACACGGTGGTACTACTTATGTTCACTGTAAAGCTGGAAGAGGACGAAGCACCACTATTGTTTTGTGCTATTTG ATCAAATATAGGAACATGACTCCTGAAGCAGCTTTGGATCATGTACGATCCATTAGGCCCCGAGTGCTTTTGGCACCATCACAGTGGCAG GCTGTTATCGTATTTAGCACTCTCACCACTGGACGTCTTCCAGTACAGAGTACGAATCGAAACTGTTATCTAGAAGGCACCAAAGCCTCCATCCCTGACAGAGATATCGAGGACTGCACTATGGAGTTTGATTACGATGACAGCGGTTTACCTCTTTGTCAAGTTATGGTACCGAGGCCAAGCAGTCCAACTGGATGTGTCGATGCAGTTTTCATAACAGAAGCAGATCTGGAGGGCTACGATGCATACATTGATACTGGGAAGGATGTTGTGTCATTTGAAGTAGTAGCCAGTCGCAAGCCCatcatgaggagactatcatgCCTCTTTGGATCGTTGAAAGTTACCAGCAACTGTGAACCAGCCCCAAGCAGGTTTACTGAGGTTCGTGCCTGCTAG